The Mytilus trossulus isolate FHL-02 chromosome 3, PNRI_Mtr1.1.1.hap1, whole genome shotgun sequence genome contains a region encoding:
- the LOC134709810 gene encoding spore cortex-lytic enzyme-like, protein MSSDEDIVGRVVFGESRGEPIEGQRAVAYTIVNRTNHPGFPNSVWEVANQRTASGGHQYETLDLDSHNSAWNDHKRGNTQEYRNAMSASRDALSRRKPDPTNGATSFNQSPGPNKTRIENHYFYRY, encoded by the exons ATGTCTAG TGACGAAGACATTGTTGGACGAGTAGTGTTCGGAGAATCTAGAGGAGAACCAATTGAAGGACAACGCGCTGTAGCATATACCATAGTCAACAGGACAAATCACCCAGGTTTCCCAAACTCCGTTTGGGAAGTAGCAAATCAGAGGACTGCATCTGGAGGTCATCAGTACGAAACTTTAGATCTAGACTCACATAACAGTGCATGGAACGACCATAAAAGGGGAAATACACAAGAGTACAGAAACGCCATGTCAGCCTCCAGAGATGCTCTCAGTAGAAGAAAACCTGATCCAACTAACGGTGCTACGAGCTTCAACCAAAGTCCAGGACCTAACAAAACAAGAATAGAAAATCACTATTTCTATCGTTATTAG